Genomic DNA from Fusarium oxysporum Fo47 chromosome IX, complete sequence:
TACTCGCTGTGCAAGGATGTTCAAAGAGCTCAGAAGCATCCCAAGGGCGGTGGCAAGGAGTTTATCACTCCTCCTCTGGTAAGAAGTCGTCAATTGTTGTTGACAAGCCTTTCCTAACAATCCACAGCTGGTCATGAACAACTTTACCCGCCCAGACTCGAATAGCAAGTCGAAAGTTCCCAAACACCTTGAATCGCTTGCCACGACCGTCTTCCAATCCCTCTTCCCTCCCATCAACCCCCAAGCTACACCGCTCAAGTCAATCCGACGAGTCCTGCTGCTGAACCGCGAGCAATCGGAGGAAGACGACGGTACATTCATCATTAACTTCCGACACTATGCCATCACAACAAAGTCCACCACAGTATCCAAGCCTCTACGGAGATTGAATGCTGCTGAACAATTCGTCACTACAAAAACAAGCCGGAAGGGCAAGATGCCTAACCTGGGTAAACTTGAGGATGTAGCGGATTTCTTGATTGGTGGTGAGAATGGCGATGGATACATGACGGATGCGACTAGCGGTAGTGAGATGGACACTGATGCAGAAGTTGAGATTTTGGACTCTACGACCCGAAAGGTCTTGTCTGCAAAGGCCCGACAAGCAGCCGCCCAGAACGACGCCGAGCCCGAGGCAGACGAGGAGAACGTTGAGCGTCGTGCCGTCAAGCTCGTCGAACTCGGTCCCCGAATGCGCCTCCGCCTAACCAAGGTCGAAGAGGGTCTCGCCGACGGCAAGGTCATGTGGCATGAGTACGTCCACAAGAGcaaggaagagatcaaggagctcgagaagcgATGGGAGAAGCGCCACCAAGAAAAGGAGGCACGAAAGAAGGAGCAAAAGGCCAACGTTGAGCGCAAGAAGGCAGCCAAGGCCAAAGACGGCAAGaaggatgacgacgataaGGATGAGTTTGAGTATGACTACGATAGTGATATGGATGTGGATGAGTTTGACAGTGAGGGTCTGGCGGGTGATGCCGAGTTCAAGGTCaatgagaagatggaggaggatggagagTGGGAGGACGAGCAGGAGGAGATTGCCAATAGCTGAGTGGGAGACGGCTAGAAGGTTGAGGATTGCATGCTTTGGTTTGGCGTTGTGTATAATGGATTGGGCAATGAATACCTTTGTGATTCTTTGTGATTACATGATGTGTCTATTTGTGAAGTTCACCAAGATGTTGTGCGTTTTAAAGCTGCTCATGATTGTACAGAGGTCATCGTACCTTATGCTGTCGCATCTCGCATTGCCTTATTGAGCTTGAAACATGAAAGTGCAGCGCAACGCCCTTGCATGAATGGTTCAGGGTAAGCATGAGGCCAGCAACACCATGTGAACCATTGGCAAAAGACAAGGTATTCACGCTTCAAGTTTCAacatttcatcatcaaatTTCTCAGTTTATTTACTGGGTATTCTCACTTCATTTGTATCTTCGGGGATAAGAGACAGCAATATCTGCTCATTACAGCCTCACTTTCGCCCAAAGACCAGGATCAAGTTGTCGTGCCAACTGTGTTCCATGAACGAGTCTCATCACGCGCCTCATTGTTCAACGCATCCAATTGTCACCTACATCAGAAAACATGTTTCGCATACCGTCTAGAACTCTAAGGACGTTCGGTCCATCGCTCAAGCGAGCACCGGTCGGCGCGCGCTTCTCATCAACTCAGACATCAACGTCCAGTAACGCTCGTTATGTCTGGTCATCTGCAGCAGTAATTGGCACTGGTACTGGGGTTTATCTGTTCAACGGCAAAGGCACGACGAAAAGCTTGACAAATGAGGTCCCCAGCCTGAAAGACTTCTCTTCGGAGGATCAAATTCCGATCAATTCACCTGTTAAGGAGTTCATCATGGAGGACGCAAATGCCAAGCTGCGTGAAGATGCTCACACTTTTGTCTTCGACGGGAATGGAGGTGTCAAAGGACGAGTCGACTTTGCTCGTCTTGGCAGCAACAATCCGATTGAGGATGAATGGGATCTCAAAACAGCCAAGGGCGTCGGCGGAACGAACACTCTGTACGCTGGAGTTTACGATGGACATGCGTGAGTGACCTGGAAACATTGGATATGAGCGATGCTAACACAAATGAAAGAGGATGGGCAACGTCAAAAGTGTTGAGAGCTGCTCTCGTTCCATACGTATCAAATGCCTTGTCAAGCGTCACACCTACCAGCTCTAACGAGCTAGTAGACGATGCAATCAAGAAGGCATTCGTCCGTCTTGACGATCGCATCTTCAGAAACGCACAAGAAGCACTCGAATcaggccaagaccaaggctcTGCCGCCGTCATCATCGCCGTTGCACCCGCCATAGCTGGATCTTGTGCGCTCCTAACTATGTACGAACCCAAGACCTCTACTTTACGTACTGCTGTCGCAGGCGACTCTCGTGCTGTTCGCGGCATGTGGTCTCCCAACACAAGCAAATACGAAGTCGATGTTCTCAGCAAAGACCAAACTGGCTTCAACCAGGACGAAGTTAAAAGGCTCGACAAGGAACACCCTGGAGAGATCAAGGACATGATTAACACCGAGTCCGGTCGACTCTTTGGAATGGCAATCACGAGAGCGTTTGGCGACCACAGATGGAAATGGTCAGAAGAACTCATTCGCAAAGTGAAAGACGATTTCTATGGTACTGCACCGCGACCAAATGCCAAGACGCAGCCTTACATGACAGCCCGACCGGAAGTAACAACACGAAAGATCCAGACGGAAGATTTTGTAATTCTCGCGTCCGACGGTCTTTGGGATATGATGAGCAACGAGGACGCCGTGTCGTGCGTATCGCGCTGGTTAGTCGCTAAGAAGAACGGCAAGCCCGAACCCTTCAAGGAGACCAAGTTTGAGGGAAAATTGGAAGATGGATGGAAAGCTACGCCAGAGCATCAGGTTATTGAGGATCTGGACAACGCGGCTGTCTGCTTGGTCAAGAATGCTCTTGGAGGATCAAGACGGGGATTGTTCCTGGGAGCGATGACGACGTATCCGCCCATGAGCCGGAATGTGAGGGATGACATGACTGTGCaggtcatcttcttcaaggaTCCTTATGAGAAGAAGTAGGGTGTATTGTGAGTAAATGGTCTCACTGTTAGTTGGTTAAGAGTACAAAAAGAAAGGTCTCAGAGGGAGTCGAACCCTCGCTGGCGGAATCAGAATCCGCAGTCATAACCGTTAGACCATGAAACCTTACAACTTCGGTTAGCAGCGGCATTGCAAAGTGCTCTCAGATTCTGTTCCGCTCGCGTTCGACTCGATCAATTGTATAATGTTCAGGGCACTTCGATTTCTCTTGTTTGTTTCATTGTAGACATGAGCTGTACGCCTTGAATCAAGGTGCTAGCTACGTTCTTTGAGGTTCACGTGATGCTTTGTAGTCATGCGAAGTACCTTGGCCAGCACATGCATCTGTCATTTATTGTAAGCTACCTCTACTCGCTGACGACACGTAAAGCGGCCGAGGGCAACTTAATTGAGCCGCGGTGGACTGTTTGATGATTAAATAAATGACGAATAATCGAAATGGCTCTCTCTGAATCCCTGTTGAATGTCGCTATCTCTCAAAGTATGGCCGTTGATCGCTGCCAGTTAACTACATACGCAACCCTCAGCTCCTGTTTCTCAACAGTTGAACCCCAaccttgccatccttgccCGACTTCTTTATACCACAAACGTCGGTATTCCTACCAGTCGCCTTGGTCcacttctcaacctcatcatccaACATCATATCCGCCCCCTCAACGCCATCAGCCATTGGCGCTGTCTGCACAAGAGTATGCCAAATGTTCCCAAGCGCTGAAGCCCTGGTCTTTAGCATAAAGAGAATAATTGTTGTAAAGACGAGCCCAAGATGTACCGTAATAAGAACGAGAACAATAATAAGCCCAGTCCATCTAGTCGGTATAAGCCGATCTTGCGTATGTATAGTGTTCACAGGGTATTTGAGGTCATATTCTTCAAGCCAGTTGTAATAGACCATCTGATACAGCCGAGTCATCAGACCTTGAATCGCCATGGCAGGGCCTTCTGTTTCCTGTATAATACTCTGGAAGAGCGAGATATGTGCAAGATTCGCTGACCATCCTTGCTCGACTTCCTGTGCTGGTGACATCATACCCCAAGTCGTGTTGGACATCGATGGATGTTCGAGCCCCAAAGTCCTATAATATGGATCGTGGGCCGG
This window encodes:
- a CDS encoding Brix domain-containing protein, with the translated sequence MARKRTKKRTHLGASNPDVDSAGHASAKDPKSMVIRIGAGEVGSSVSQLAADVRKVMEPGTAARLKERRGNRLKDYASMCGPLGVTHLMLFSRSESGNTNLRMALTPRGPTMNFRVEKYSLCKDVQRAQKHPKGGGKEFITPPLLVMNNFTRPDSNSKSKVPKHLESLATTVFQSLFPPINPQATPLKSIRRVLLLNREQSEEDDGTFIINFRHYAITTKSTTVSKPLRRLNAAEQFVTTKTSRKGKMPNLGKLEDVADFLIGGENGDGYMTDATSGSEMDTDAEVEILDSTTRKVLSAKARQAAAQNDAEPEADEENVERRAVKLVELGPRMRLRLTKVEEGLADGKVMWHEYVHKSKEEIKELEKRWEKRHQEKEARKKEQKANVERKKAAKAKDGKKDDDDKDEFEYDYDSDMDVDEFDSEGLAGDAEFKVNEKMEEDGEWEDEQEEIANS
- a CDS encoding phosphatase 2C-like domain-containing protein, whose product is MFRIPSRTLRTFGPSLKRAPVGARFSSTQTSTSSNARYVWSSAAVIGTGTGVYLFNGKGTTKSLTNEVPSLKDFSSEDQIPINSPVKEFIMEDANAKLREDAHTFVFDGNGGVKGRVDFARLGSNNPIEDEWDLKTAKGVGGTNTLYAGVYDGHAGWATSKVLRAALVPYVSNALSSVTPTSSNELVDDAIKKAFVRLDDRIFRNAQEALESGQDQGSAAVIIAVAPAIAGSCALLTMYEPKTSTLRTAVAGDSRAVRGMWSPNTSKYEVDVLSKDQTGFNQDEVKRLDKEHPGEIKDMINTESGRLFGMAITRAFGDHRWKWSEELIRKVKDDFYGTAPRPNAKTQPYMTARPEVTTRKIQTEDFVILASDGLWDMMSNEDAVSCVSRWLVAKKNGKPEPFKETKFEGKLEDGWKATPEHQVIEDLDNAAVCLVKNALGGSRRGLFLGAMTTYPPMSRNVRDDMTVQVIFFKDPYEKK